The following proteins are co-located in the Dyadobacter chenwenxiniae genome:
- a CDS encoding Arm DNA-binding domain-containing protein has protein sequence MSPPGNIRSLKNVKDESNQKLSILFWLFKAKATKDGKAPIYVRITIEGLEDEISLGKKVHPNHWCSKTKKVTSPGMEAKTACRGFCQERCQVDQADRQHRCQKGSDYQEPHGEL, from the coding sequence ATGTCCCCGCCGGGAAACATTAGATCACTTAAAAATGTGAAGGATGAAAGCAATCAGAAACTTTCGATTTTATTCTGGCTCTTTAAAGCCAAAGCGACCAAGGATGGCAAAGCGCCCATCTATGTCCGGATTACCATTGAGGGACTCGAAGATGAAATTTCCCTGGGAAAAAAGGTGCACCCAAACCACTGGTGTTCCAAGACCAAAAAAGTGACCTCGCCAGGCATGGAAGCCAAAACCGCTTGCCGAGGTTTCTGCCAGGAAAGATGTCAAGTGGATCAGGCAGATCGCCAACATCGGTGTCAAAAAGGATCTGATTACCAGGAACCCCATGGAGAGCTTTAA
- a CDS encoding FecR family protein encodes MYNERIRYLTNKFFAGTYSESEKEELAIWIKENPDQTLIEALENEWDDFESDIRMPDHVSNRILSNILASNSEISSSERFISDSSTRYLWSKIAAAAVLILSLGIYWWSGKDRSPVALQTTARVVAGDIAPGGNKAILTLGDGSSIMLDSAKNGNLASQGNTNITKSKKGELVYNVSGVPDQAVVFNTMATPKGGQYHIVLPDGSKVWLNAASSLRFPTAFKGKERKVEITGEVYFEVAHNARMPFIVKSGDTEIAVLGTHFNVMAYADEKVMKTTLLEGSVKVSIAGGSATLLPGQQARIKSITNNIRVVDNIDTEKEMAWKNGFFQFQDDNLENIMRQISRWYDVDVTYEGNPGKETYTGRLPRNANVSKVFKILSLSGVKFRIEGKSIIVTP; translated from the coding sequence ATGTATAACGAGAGAATAAGATATCTGACAAATAAGTTTTTTGCAGGCACTTACAGTGAATCAGAAAAGGAAGAGCTGGCAATTTGGATCAAAGAGAATCCCGATCAGACTTTGATTGAGGCACTGGAGAATGAATGGGATGATTTTGAGAGTGACATCCGGATGCCTGATCATGTTTCAAACCGAATATTAAGCAATATCCTGGCGTCAAATTCCGAAATCTCGTCATCTGAAAGATTTATTAGTGATTCATCTACAAGATATCTCTGGTCAAAAATCGCAGCGGCTGCTGTTTTAATCCTATCCTTGGGAATATACTGGTGGTCGGGGAAAGATAGAAGTCCGGTTGCTCTGCAAACCACAGCACGTGTTGTAGCAGGTGACATTGCCCCGGGCGGAAATAAAGCAATCCTGACCCTTGGAGACGGTTCCAGTATCATGCTTGACAGTGCGAAAAATGGGAATTTGGCCAGTCAGGGAAATACGAATATTACCAAATCAAAGAAAGGCGAGTTGGTCTACAATGTTTCCGGCGTTCCTGATCAGGCGGTTGTGTTTAATACGATGGCTACCCCGAAAGGAGGCCAGTATCACATTGTTTTACCTGATGGCTCCAAAGTATGGCTGAATGCCGCTTCCAGTTTAAGATTTCCCACTGCTTTTAAAGGAAAAGAGCGTAAAGTGGAAATCACTGGTGAAGTTTATTTTGAAGTGGCGCACAATGCCAGAATGCCGTTTATAGTAAAATCCGGCGATACAGAAATAGCCGTATTGGGAACACACTTTAACGTGATGGCCTATGCTGACGAAAAAGTGATGAAAACCACACTGTTGGAGGGGTCTGTGAAAGTGAGCATCGCGGGCGGTTCAGCGACGCTGTTGCCCGGTCAGCAGGCGCGAATAAAAAGCATCACAAACAATATCCGTGTGGTGGATAACATTGATACTGAGAAAGAAATGGCATGGAAAAATGGCTTCTTTCAGTTTCAGGATGATAATCTGGAAAATATCATGCGACAGATCTCCCGATGGTATGATGTGGATGTGACCTATGAAGGAAATCCGGGGAAAGAAACTTATACAGGCAGGTTACCAAGAAATGCCAATGTTTCCAAGGTTTTTAAAATATTGTCACTTAGCGGTGTGAAGTTCAGAATAGAGGGAAAATCAATTATTGTAACACCATAA
- a CDS encoding RNA polymerase sigma-70 factor, giving the protein MHNFYFADVLGTDVNNERTLLALSSMADEKAFTSLFYLYKHKLYSYLTSLTESEMLAEDIVQDVFLKLWNDRETLAEIDNFGSYLFRMSKNQAINHFRRMSRETLIISEMFQANPSDNQTEDTVSLKETKKILEDIIDKLPAQQKMIYKLSRHEGKTHDEIADMLKISPNTIKNHIVQAMSTIRTQLRRYSDTLLMLALVTIFKD; this is encoded by the coding sequence TTGCATAACTTCTATTTTGCTGATGTGTTAGGAACTGATGTAAATAATGAACGGACTTTGCTGGCGCTTTCTTCTATGGCAGACGAGAAAGCGTTTACGTCCCTTTTTTATTTGTACAAGCATAAGCTCTATTCCTATCTGACAAGCCTTACGGAATCTGAAATGCTTGCGGAAGATATCGTTCAGGATGTTTTTTTAAAGCTTTGGAATGATCGTGAAACGCTTGCTGAGATTGATAATTTTGGAAGTTACCTGTTTCGCATGTCGAAAAATCAGGCAATTAATCATTTTCGGAGGATGTCACGCGAGACATTAATCATCTCTGAAATGTTTCAGGCAAATCCCTCTGACAATCAAACAGAGGATACCGTGTCGCTGAAAGAAACTAAAAAAATTCTCGAAGACATCATTGATAAACTGCCTGCTCAGCAAAAGATGATCTATAAGCTTAGCAGACATGAAGGAAAGACGCACGATGAGATAGCTGACATGCTTAAAATTTCTCCCAATACAATTAAAAATCACATTGTACAGGCAATGTCTACCATCCGTACACAACTTCGCCGCTATTCTGATACACTCCTGATGTTGGCATTGGTAACCATCTTCAAAGACTAA